Proteins from one Gossypium raimondii isolate GPD5lz chromosome 8, ASM2569854v1, whole genome shotgun sequence genomic window:
- the LOC105791563 gene encoding probable methyltransferase At1g29790, with translation MILLVLDNMAKLNSLVKMGTWKSVNRTIFILGICALLVSVATLSGSYSFRSLLVTNSFCDYVNPLNEGEARMNFEVVIRKIRQEMDELKNGTLKESSSSEILLRHSAFLADILGLIESMQALGPDVENATVDHPLVKLNHQSDEPADYFLIEEIRKYVRVKPNRLGKQNFMGANGTFTSIGHACFAMKEELEEYMDYDVGEICNDDWKLAQKLMVHGCDPLPRRRCLARAPRLYTQPFPINESIWKLPDDRNVRWSGYWCKNFTCLANNGTRKGFFKCADCFNLTHHEMPRWIQPTDLDPETNITADFLIPEVLKIKPGEVRIGLDFSVGTGTFAARMREFNVTIVSATINLGAPFNEMIALRGLVPLYLSINQRLPFFDNTLDLIHTTRFLDGWIDFVLLDFVLFDWDRVLRPGGLLWIDSFFCLKEDLEDYMEAFKVLRYRKHKWVVVPKRDKDDDREVFFSAVLEKPPRPF, from the coding sequence ATGATACTTCTCGTTCTCGATAATATGGCTAAACTAAATAGCCTAGTGAAGATGGGGACATGGAAAAGTGTAAATAGGACAATCTTTATATTGGGTATTTGTGCTCTTCTGGTTTCAGTGGCTACCTTGTCTGGGTCTTATTCTTTTAGATCTCTCCTTGTTACTAATTCCTTCTGCGACTATGTGAACCCTTTGAATGAAGGCGAAGCGAGGATGAATTTTGAGGTTGTTATTCGGAAAATCCGACAAGAAATGGATGAGTTGAAGAACGGCACGTTGAAAGAGTCGTCGTCATCGGAAATCTTGCTTAGACATAGTGCTTTTCTTGCTGATATTCTTGGTCTAATCGAGTCGATGCAGGCATTGGGTCCCGACGTCGAAAACGCGACCGTCGATCATCCATTGGTAAAACTGAATCATCAATCCGATGAGCCTGCGGATTACTTCCTGATCGAGGAAATTCGGAAGTACGTTCGGGTAAAGCCGAACAGACTAGGGAAACAGAACTTCATGGGAGCAAATGGTACGTTCACGAGCATCGGCCACGCTTGTTTCGCAATGAAGGAGGAGCTGGAAGAGTACATGGATTACGACGTGGGCGAAATCTGCAACGACGATTGGAAGCTAGCTCAGAAACTAATGGTTCACGGCTGCGATCCGTTACCGAGGAGGCGGTGCCTCGCGAGAGCCCCGCGGCTATACACTCAGCCTTTCCCCATCAACGAGTCCATCTGGAAACTTCCCGACGATCGCAACGTCCGATGGAGTGGATATTGGTGCAAGAACTTCACTTGTTTAGCAAACAACGGAACCCGCAAAGGATTCTTCAAATGTGCAGATTGCTTCAATCTCACACACCATGAAATGCCGAGATGGATTCAACCCACGGATTTAGACCCCGAAACAAACATAACCGCAGACTTTTTAATACCCGAAGTGCTTAAAATCAAGCCTGGGGAGGTCAGAATCGGATTGGATTTCAGTGTAGGTACCGGGACATTTGCAGCAAGGATGAGGGAGTTCAACGTGACGATAGTTTCAGCCACCATCAACCTCGGGGCACCGTTCAACGAGATGATAGCTCTTCGAGGATTAGTTCCTCTTTATTTGTCAATAAACCAGCGGCTACCCTTCTTCGACAACACCCTGGATCTGATACACACGACGAGGTTTCTGGATGGGTGGATTGATTTTGTACTTTTGGACTTTGTGTTGTTTGATTGGGACAGGGTTTTGAGACCAGGGGGATTGCTGTGGATCGACAGTTTCTTCTGTTTAAAAGAAGATTTGGAAGATTACATGGAGGCATTCAAGGTGCTGAGGTATAGAAAACACAAATGGGTCGTTGTTCCAAAGCGAGATAAAGATGATGATAGAGAGGTGTTTTTCTCAGCTGTGTTAGAGAAGCCGCCAAGGCCATTCTGA
- the LOC105791564 gene encoding RING-H2 finger protein ATL68 encodes MSTPSPNYLTNLGLGYSIAIALGFLVLLSTILLASYICCRSSSSSSSSPRAFSPNATVASASDGINLPRIIFVAEDDDNENAAVGLDQAVINSYPKFQFSKDRSAAVDSSNVNTTCSICLCEYKDSEMLRMMPECRHYFHVPCLDAWLKLNGSCPVCRNSPLPTPLSTPLSEVVPLSQYAADRRSRR; translated from the coding sequence ATGTCCACCCCTTCCCCTAACTATCTCACTAACTTAGGCCTCGGCTATTCCATCGCCATAGCCCTCGGTTTCCTCGTTCTCCTCTCCACCATCCTCCTCGCTTCCTACATTTGTTGCCGCTCttcctcctcttcttcttcttcccctcGCGCTTTCTCTCCCAACGCCACCGTTGCCTCCGCCTCCGATGGAATCAACCTTCCCAGGATTATCTTCGTTGCTGAAGATGACGACAACGAAAACGCCGCCGTGGGGCTTGACCAAGCCGTTATAAATTCTTACCCAAAGTTTCAGTTCAGTAAAGATCGATCGGCTGCGGTGGATTCCAGTAATGTTAACACGACGTGTTCGATCTGTTTGTGCGAGTATAAAGATTCGGAGATGTTGAGGATGATGCCTGAGTGTAGGCACTATTTCCATGTTCCTTGTCTTGATGCTTGGTTGAAACTAAATGGGTCTTGTCCCGTTTGTCGGAACTCGCCACTACCGACTCCGCTTTCTACACCTTTGTCGGAAGTCGTTCCTTTGTCTCAATACGCTGCGGATCGAAGGAGTCGAAGGTGA